The following are encoded in a window of Candidatus Methylomirabilota bacterium genomic DNA:
- a CDS encoding preprotein translocase subunit SecY: protein MMDGVGNIFRVPELKKRIIFTALALIAYRIGSHIPTPGIDAHALSSFFQQAGGTLLGFFDLFSGGALRRLSILALGIMPYISSSIILQLLAVVFPPLEKLSKEGEQGRKKISQYTRYGTVLLAAIQAMGIAIGLESMQSPIGEQIVMNPGIGFRLLTTITLTTGAIFLMWLGEQITERGIGNGISLLIFAGIIVRVPEAIVNTWRLLTTGELNVVSLLLVLIVMVLVVAGVIIMTLGQRPIAVQYAKRVVGRRIYGGQSTHIPLRINTAGVIPVIFAASIIVFPATIAQFFNHPWMQAIARALSPATILYTVLYAVAIIFFTYFYTAIVFNPTDVADNMRKYGGFIPGIRPGARTAEFIEKVLDRITLVGAIYLTLISILPELLITTMNVPFFFGGTSLLIVVGVALDTVQQVESHLLMRNYEGFLKKTRIKGRLG from the coding sequence CTGATGGATGGCGTCGGCAATATCTTCAGAGTTCCCGAGCTCAAGAAGCGAATCATCTTCACCGCCCTCGCGCTGATTGCATACCGGATCGGATCCCACATTCCGACGCCCGGCATCGATGCGCACGCGTTGTCGTCATTTTTTCAGCAGGCCGGCGGAACGCTCCTCGGCTTCTTCGACCTCTTCTCCGGCGGTGCGCTGCGGCGACTCAGCATCCTTGCGCTGGGCATCATGCCGTATATCAGCTCGTCGATCATCCTCCAGCTCCTTGCCGTGGTCTTTCCTCCGTTGGAGAAGCTGAGCAAAGAGGGGGAGCAGGGGCGAAAGAAGATCTCTCAATATACGCGCTACGGCACTGTCTTGCTGGCGGCGATTCAGGCGATGGGGATCGCCATCGGTCTTGAAAGTATGCAAAGTCCGATCGGCGAGCAGATCGTGATGAATCCCGGGATCGGCTTTCGCCTGTTGACCACGATCACGCTGACTACCGGCGCGATCTTCCTCATGTGGCTGGGCGAGCAGATCACCGAGCGGGGGATCGGCAACGGAATCTCACTTCTCATCTTTGCCGGCATCATCGTCCGGGTTCCCGAGGCGATTGTGAACACCTGGCGGCTGCTGACGACGGGCGAGCTGAATGTCGTATCGTTGCTGCTTGTGCTGATCGTGATGGTGCTCGTGGTGGCCGGCGTCATTATCATGACCCTCGGCCAGAGGCCGATTGCTGTACAGTATGCCAAACGGGTGGTCGGCCGTCGAATCTACGGGGGTCAGAGCACGCATATCCCGCTACGGATCAACACGGCCGGGGTCATCCCGGTGATCTTTGCGGCCTCCATCATCGTATTTCCCGCGACCATCGCCCAATTTTTCAATCATCCCTGGATGCAGGCGATCGCCCGGGCGCTTTCCCCGGCGACCATCCTCTACACCGTGCTGTATGCGGTTGCCATTATCTTCTTTACCTATTTTTATACGGCGATTGTCTTTAATCCCACCGACGTTGCTGATAATATGAGAAAGTATGGGGGATTTATCCCTGGGATCCGTCCGGGTGCTAGGACAGCGGAATTTATCGAAAAGGTGCTGGATAGGATCACGCTGGTGGGGGCCATCTATCTGACGCTCATCTCCATTCTTCCGGAACTGTTGATTACAACGATGAACGTCCCCTTCTTCTTTGGCGGCACCTCCCTCTTGATCGTCGTTGGTGTTGCACTGGATACCGTACAGCAGGTGGAGTCGCACCTGCTCATGCGAAACTATGAGGGATTTCTCAAGAAGACTCGAATTAAGGGCAGGCTGGGGTAG
- a CDS encoding adenylate kinase has translation MRLVLLGPPGAGKGTQARLLTAKCDAVHVSAGDLLRQAVDDGSELGRTAKSIMARGALVPDGIVIGIIEERLKRRDCASGYILDGFPRTLRQAEALSEVLALLRAPLDWVISMEVSEDDLVRRLAGRRICRTCGSMFHVDTRPPVRSGLCDHCGGPLFQRDDDREDTIRHRLRVHREQTEPLIAYYEKLGLLRRIDGHGTIEEIAQRIDQVLGIR, from the coding sequence ATGCGGCTTGTCCTCCTGGGACCGCCGGGCGCTGGCAAGGGGACACAAGCCAGGCTGCTGACGGCCAAGTGTGACGCCGTGCACGTCTCTGCCGGCGATCTCCTGCGGCAAGCCGTTGATGATGGCTCAGAATTGGGCCGGACGGCGAAGTCGATTATGGCGCGGGGAGCGCTCGTCCCTGACGGTATCGTCATCGGGATCATCGAAGAGCGGTTGAAGAGGCGGGATTGCGCGAGCGGTTACATCCTGGATGGGTTTCCCAGAACGCTGCGACAGGCTGAGGCGCTGTCAGAGGTTCTTGCGCTGCTGCGCGCGCCGCTCGATTGGGTCATCAGCATGGAGGTATCCGAGGATGACTTGGTCAGACGGCTTGCCGGCCGTCGAATTTGTCGGACCTGTGGGTCGATGTTCCACGTTGATACACGGCCGCCGGTGCGGTCCGGGTTGTGCGACCATTGTGGGGGGCCGCTCTTTCAACGGGACGACGACAGGGAGGATACGATCCGTCATCGACTCAGGGTCCACCGGGAGCAGACCGAGCCGCTGATTGCCTATTACGAGAAGTTAGGGCTACTGAGACGCATCGACGGTCATGGGACGATTGAGGAGATCGCTCAGCGCATCGATCAGGTCCTGGGGATTCGGTAG
- the map gene encoding type I methionyl aminopeptidase, whose amino-acid sequence MMILKAPWEIDLMRKSSRIVAETLSRLTALIEPGLTTLELDRFAEAYILRRGGKPAFKGYRGYPYTLCASVNEQVVHAFPSARRLKEGDIISLDLGVVVDGYYGDAAVTVPVGRVSAEAERLIAATRGALTRATAVVRSGNHLSDISHTVQSTLEAQGFSVVRLFVGHGIGRSLHEEPQIPNFGPPAQGPVLKPGLVLAIEPMANVGTSDVMILDDHWTAITCDRSLSAHFEHTVALTEAGAQVLTDFAEYEAVEGAGR is encoded by the coding sequence ATGATGATCCTGAAGGCCCCGTGGGAAATCGATCTGATGCGGAAGAGCAGTCGGATCGTCGCCGAAACGTTGAGCAGGCTGACGGCACTGATAGAGCCGGGACTGACGACCCTCGAGTTGGATCGGTTTGCAGAGGCGTATATCCTGAGGCGAGGGGGAAAGCCGGCGTTTAAGGGCTATCGCGGCTATCCCTATACGCTCTGCGCGTCCGTCAATGAGCAGGTGGTGCACGCGTTCCCGTCGGCGAGGCGGCTGAAGGAGGGTGATATTATAAGCCTGGATCTGGGAGTGGTCGTTGATGGGTATTACGGGGATGCTGCCGTGACGGTTCCTGTGGGACGGGTATCCGCAGAGGCCGAGCGTTTGATCGCGGCAACTCGAGGCGCGCTGACGAGGGCGACGGCGGTCGTACGGTCCGGCAATCACCTCTCGGATATCTCGCATACCGTACAGTCTACGCTCGAGGCCCAGGGCTTTTCGGTTGTTCGCCTGTTTGTTGGTCACGGGATCGGCCGGTCGCTACACGAGGAACCGCAGATCCCGAACTTCGGACCGCCGGCCCAAGGCCCTGTCCTGAAACCCGGGTTGGTGCTTGCCATTGAGCCGATGGCGAATGTCGGGACCTCGGATGTGATGATCCTTGATGATCACTGGACGGCCATCACATGCGACCGGTCGCTGTCGGCCCATTTCGAGCATACTGTTGCGCTCACCGAGGCTGGCGCGCAGGTGTTGACCGACTTCGCCGAATACGAGGCCGTTGAAGGTGCGGGTCGCTGA
- a CDS encoding translation initiation factor IF-1 codes for MPKEEAIEVEGTVIEPLPNAMFRVELETGHKVLAHISGKMRMHFIRILPGDKVIVELSPYDLTRGRIIYRYK; via the coding sequence ATGCCGAAGGAAGAGGCGATTGAGGTTGAGGGGACCGTTATCGAGCCTTTGCCGAATGCGATGTTTCGGGTAGAGCTGGAAACGGGACACAAGGTGTTGGCGCATATCTCCGGTAAGATGCGCATGCATTTTATTCGAATACTGCCGGGAGACAAGGTTATCGTGGAGCTCTCTCCATACGACCTGACTCGAGGGCGGATCATTTACCGCTATAAGTAA
- the rpmJ gene encoding 50S ribosomal protein L36, whose amino-acid sequence MKVRASVKPICEKCKIVRRKRVLRVVCENPRHKQRQG is encoded by the coding sequence ATGAAGGTTCGAGCATCAGTCAAACCGATCTGTGAGAAGTGCAAGATCGTCCGACGTAAGAGGGTGCTACGGGTTGTGTGTGAAAATCCGCGGCACAAACAACGACAAGGATAG